In one window of Methanolobus mangrovi DNA:
- a CDS encoding DUF3737 family protein, producing MTLKTNEFKDLILDEERALYAIQDAMISHCTFDGPADGESALKESADIHVSDCDFRLRYPFWHVRNAQIENIRMTDTCRAALWYSNQVTIKYSHMGGIKAVRECEDVTIENSNIVSPEFGWLSHRLTMKNSELESEYPFFYSTDILLDNFVLNGKYSFQYVENVEISNSHLDTKDAFWHSKNVTVSDSIVKGEYLGWYSENLKLVRCKIIGTQPLCYAKGLVLEDCEMIDCDLSFEYSDVNATIAGPITSIKNPRSGHISADSIGKVILDDNQLADDSCVIEVRDELNKEEIQNSETYNENILNNKDVPVQET from the coding sequence ATGACTCTAAAAACTAATGAATTTAAGGACTTGATATTGGATGAAGAGCGTGCCCTGTATGCTATACAGGACGCGATGATCTCACACTGTACCTTTGATGGTCCGGCTGATGGAGAATCTGCTTTGAAGGAAAGCGCAGATATTCATGTTTCAGATTGTGATTTCAGACTTCGCTACCCTTTCTGGCATGTAAGGAACGCTCAGATCGAAAATATTAGAATGACAGATACATGCCGTGCTGCATTATGGTACAGTAACCAGGTGACAATAAAATATAGTCATATGGGAGGTATCAAAGCTGTACGGGAATGTGAGGATGTCACTATTGAAAACTCTAACATTGTATCACCTGAGTTTGGATGGTTATCACACAGGCTAACCATGAAGAATTCAGAACTCGAGTCTGAATATCCATTCTTCTACAGCACAGATATCCTGCTTGATAATTTCGTATTGAATGGTAAATACTCTTTTCAGTATGTAGAGAATGTCGAAATAAGTAATTCCCATCTTGATACAAAAGACGCTTTCTGGCACAGCAAGAATGTCACAGTTTCAGACAGTATCGTAAAAGGCGAATATCTTGGCTGGTACTCTGAAAATCTCAAACTTGTACGATGTAAAATAATCGGAACCCAGCCGCTTTGTTATGCAAAAGGTCTGGTCCTTGAGGATTGCGAGATGATCGATTGTGATCTTTCATTCGAATACAGCGATGTTAATGCTACAATTGCAGGTCCGATCACAAGTATAAAAAATCCACGTAGCGGACATATCAGTGCAGATTCGATTGGTAAAGTAATACTGGATGATAATCAGCTGGCAGACGATTCATGTGTGATCGAAGTCCGGGATGAACTGAATAAAGAAGAAATTCAAAATTCAGAGACTTATAATGAAAATATACTGAACAATAAGGATGTGCCTGTTCAGGAAACATAA
- a CDS encoding PadR family transcriptional regulator — protein MDNDIRRAFLKYIVLTVISKKSTHGYEIIKTIEASSKGKWKPSTGSIYPILDYLVSEGYVRSEEIDRKKVYTITPEGSVALEEMTQKKAELLNEISMLIDSITEG, from the coding sequence ATGGATAACGATATCAGAAGAGCATTTCTTAAATACATAGTCTTGACTGTGATAAGCAAGAAGAGCACTCATGGCTATGAGATCATTAAAACCATCGAAGCGTCTTCTAAAGGAAAATGGAAACCAAGTACCGGTTCTATCTATCCGATACTTGATTATCTGGTCTCTGAAGGATACGTTCGGAGTGAGGAAATAGATCGTAAGAAAGTCTATACGATCACACCTGAAGGATCAGTAGCTTTAGAAGAAATGACCCAAAAAAAAGCTGAGCTTCTTAATGAAATATCTATGCTTATCGATAGCATCACAGAAGGTTAA
- a CDS encoding MFS transporter: MENKTNLKTDNIPHGKGHGIPYKWTALLTVLLASFMATINSSIILISLPAIFNGIHLDPMQPDAFQYLLWILMGYGLVTATILLSIGRLADIYGRVRLFRLGFFIFMIGSVLLYLTPGTGSTGAIELILFRFVQAVGGALTMANGPAIITDVFPSSERGKALGINTVALMSGQFIGLLLGGILVTYNWRYVFLVNIPFALIGTIWAYWKMEELSFKAKKTSVDILGNVFFIGGLTSLLVGITYGLMPYEHDGIMDAMGWNSPLVRITSVIGIIMLLAFPFVERRAENPMFRFEFFKIRAFAFSNLANFMAAIARGGIMFMLILLLQGIWLPLQGYSFEDTPLWAGIYMLPLTIGFIIMGPISGMLSDKYGPRWIATSGMALVTVVFLGLAMLPYNFDYWELGILIFLMGIGNGMFSSPNSSSIMNSVPAEDRGVASGMMSTLMNSAMTMSMALFFTIVIVGLQGTFPNAIHESFTSFASTQTAPILQNLADQISEMSPTNALFSAFLGYNPMATILNVMDSSIVASIPESVVETLTSNYWFPETLQQAFMPALRVSFIIGAILSAIASLLSAMRGQHYVHELHNEIETAMKGQSFVHAIPNEIEE; encoded by the coding sequence TTGGAAAATAAAACCAATTTAAAAACAGATAATATCCCTCATGGAAAGGGACATGGTATCCCATATAAGTGGACTGCATTACTTACCGTGTTACTTGCATCATTTATGGCCACTATCAATAGTAGTATTATACTTATCTCGCTTCCTGCTATTTTCAATGGGATTCACCTGGACCCTATGCAACCGGATGCTTTCCAATACTTGCTATGGATACTAATGGGCTACGGACTTGTAACGGCTACGATCCTCCTCAGTATTGGAAGACTTGCCGATATTTACGGAAGGGTCAGGCTCTTTAGACTCGGATTTTTCATATTCATGATCGGTTCGGTCTTGCTATATCTTACGCCCGGGACCGGCAGTACCGGAGCGATAGAACTTATTCTCTTCAGGTTCGTGCAGGCGGTAGGCGGTGCACTGACCATGGCTAACGGTCCGGCCATTATTACCGATGTTTTCCCAAGCAGTGAAAGAGGAAAAGCACTTGGCATTAACACAGTAGCCCTTATGTCAGGCCAGTTCATCGGACTCTTGCTTGGAGGTATACTTGTAACCTACAACTGGCGCTATGTTTTCCTCGTAAATATCCCATTTGCCCTGATCGGAACTATTTGGGCATACTGGAAAATGGAAGAGCTTTCTTTCAAGGCAAAGAAAACCAGTGTAGACATACTTGGAAATGTATTCTTCATCGGTGGACTGACATCACTTCTGGTGGGTATCACCTATGGCCTAATGCCTTACGAACATGACGGAATAATGGATGCAATGGGATGGAACAGTCCACTCGTCCGCATTACTTCTGTAATAGGAATTATCATGCTTCTTGCATTCCCGTTCGTAGAACGCAGGGCAGAGAATCCAATGTTCCGCTTCGAGTTCTTCAAGATAAGGGCTTTTGCTTTTTCAAACCTTGCAAACTTCATGGCTGCTATTGCACGAGGAGGTATAATGTTCATGCTGATACTGTTGCTTCAGGGAATATGGCTACCACTTCAGGGCTATAGTTTTGAGGATACTCCCCTCTGGGCTGGCATTTATATGCTTCCGCTGACCATCGGCTTTATCATAATGGGACCTATATCAGGAATGCTTTCGGATAAATACGGACCCAGATGGATAGCGACTTCAGGAATGGCACTTGTGACAGTGGTATTCCTGGGCCTTGCTATGCTGCCTTACAATTTTGACTACTGGGAGCTTGGAATTCTCATTTTCCTTATGGGAATAGGTAACGGAATGTTCAGTTCACCAAACAGTTCATCCATAATGAACTCGGTACCAGCTGAGGACAGGGGAGTTGCTTCAGGTATGATGTCGACTCTGATGAACTCGGCTATGACAATGAGTATGGCACTATTCTTCACTATTGTGATCGTAGGTCTTCAGGGAACATTCCCTAATGCAATACACGAGTCTTTCACAAGTTTTGCATCTACACAGACTGCCCCTATCCTGCAGAACCTTGCAGACCAGATCTCAGAAATGTCCCCTACCAATGCATTATTCTCAGCTTTCCTTGGATATAACCCAATGGCCACAATCCTGAACGTAATGGACAGCAGTATCGTAGCCTCGATACCAGAATCTGTGGTCGAGACATTGACAAGTAACTACTGGTTCCCAGAGACTCTGCAACAGGCTTTCATGCCAGCACTCAGAGTATCCTTCATCATAGGTGCAATCCTTTCAGCAATAGCATCTCTGCTGTCTGCAATGAGAGGCCAGCACTATGTGCATGAGCTCCATAATGAGATCGAAACTGCAATGAAAGGTCAGTCTTTTGTGCATGCAATCCCTAACGAGATAGAGGAATAA
- a CDS encoding cupin domain-containing protein, with protein MKYMNKEEFEKANMFGTGVPNEMFGQYFIGDSFLNPLTKPGETPVFLANVTFEPGCRNNWHIHHAESGGGQMLICTAGEGWYQEEGKEAVSLYEGSVVYIPAGVKHWHGAKADSWFSHIAFEIPGENTRNEWLETVNDEEYNKL; from the coding sequence ATGAAATATATGAATAAAGAAGAATTTGAAAAGGCAAATATGTTTGGAACTGGTGTGCCTAATGAGATGTTTGGACAATATTTTATAGGAGATTCCTTCCTGAATCCATTAACAAAACCCGGAGAAACTCCTGTGTTCTTAGCAAATGTAACTTTTGAACCGGGATGTCGTAATAACTGGCATATACATCATGCTGAAAGCGGTGGTGGACAGATGCTTATTTGCACTGCCGGAGAAGGCTGGTACCAGGAAGAAGGAAAAGAAGCAGTTAGTCTGTATGAAGGTTCTGTAGTATATATTCCGGCAGGAGTGAAGCATTGGCATGGTGCAAAGGCTGACAGTTGGTTCTCTCACATTGCTTTTGAAATACCTGGAGAAAACACTCGGAACGAATGGTTAGAGACTGTTAATGATGAGGAGTACAATAAACTATAG
- a CDS encoding cyclophilin-like fold protein, translated as MTTREIKNGTKINMHFGSTIIPGILNDSEPARELISRLPYTVHASRYEFDVCGVMDEPLSFSDEDLVPGWKNGDIDFTTQGDYFTILFDNEENCYGEFVNLGVIDCDPSTMDSLSGSFDILIELA; from the coding sequence ATGACAACTCGTGAGATTAAAAATGGAACAAAGATCAACATGCATTTTGGTAGCACGATCATTCCCGGAATTCTAAATGATAGTGAACCTGCCAGGGAACTCATCAGCAGATTGCCCTATACTGTCCACGCCAGCAGATATGAGTTTGATGTTTGTGGTGTAATGGACGAACCATTGTCATTTAGTGATGAAGACCTGGTCCCGGGATGGAAAAATGGTGATATTGATTTTACTACTCAAGGAGATTATTTTACCATTCTGTTTGACAACGAAGAAAATTGTTATGGTGAATTTGTAAATCTTGGTGTTATTGACTGTGACCCATCCACTATGGATTCATTAAGTGGCAGCTTTGATATTTTGATAGAATTGGCCTGA
- a CDS encoding alpha/beta hydrolase, translating to MVQENNEQVRYDPGDLTFELSDNVILEEVRFKNKFGAEVAGHLYVPEDINRSQKYPAIIVGTPYGGVKEQGAGLYAQELAQRGFVALAFDESYNGDSGGEPRHISSPDLFVEDFSAAVDFIGTRDFVDREKIGVIGICGSGGFALTAAQVDPRIKAVATASMYDISSMFRDGFGYSLTDEQRAAALAQMAEQRWVDFENGSPLVPVGFPGEPATAIPEGLDPVTSEFFEYYAMERGFHPNAGAAFTATSGMSFMNFPLMNYIETISPRPILFIMGENAHSRYYTEEAYERAAEPKELVIIPGARHIDLYDGGDNDYIPFDKLESFFKENLN from the coding sequence ATGGTACAAGAAAATAATGAACAAGTAAGGTATGATCCTGGAGATCTTACATTCGAACTAAGTGATAATGTAATTCTGGAAGAGGTCCGATTCAAAAACAAATTCGGAGCCGAGGTTGCAGGACACTTATACGTGCCTGAAGACATAAACAGGTCCCAAAAATACCCTGCAATTATTGTTGGAACTCCTTATGGCGGAGTGAAGGAACAGGGAGCAGGACTCTATGCTCAGGAACTGGCACAAAGAGGTTTTGTTGCTTTAGCATTCGATGAATCCTATAATGGAGACAGTGGTGGAGAGCCAAGACATATCTCATCCCCGGACCTGTTTGTTGAGGATTTTAGTGCAGCTGTTGACTTTATCGGTACAAGGGACTTTGTAGACAGGGAGAAGATCGGAGTTATTGGAATTTGTGGCAGTGGAGGATTTGCACTTACTGCAGCTCAGGTCGATCCACGTATCAAAGCAGTTGCTACTGCAAGTATGTATGATATAAGCAGCATGTTTAGAGATGGGTTCGGATATTCGTTGACCGATGAGCAGCGTGCTGCAGCTTTAGCCCAAATGGCTGAGCAGAGATGGGTAGACTTCGAGAATGGAAGTCCATTGGTACCTGTCGGATTCCCTGGTGAACCAGCAACAGCAATTCCAGAAGGTTTAGATCCTGTTACAAGTGAATTTTTTGAGTACTATGCTATGGAAAGAGGATTCCATCCAAATGCAGGAGCAGCATTTACCGCAACGAGTGGTATGTCCTTTATGAACTTCCCTCTGATGAACTATATTGAAACAATTTCCCCAAGACCAATACTTTTCATCATGGGAGAGAATGCTCACTCCAGATATTATACTGAAGAAGCATATGAAAGAGCAGCTGAACCTAAAGAACTGGTAATCATTCCAGGAGCAAGGCACATCGATCTGTACGATGGCGGAGACAATGACTATATTCCATTTGACAAACTGGAATCATTCTTCAAGGAAAACCTGAACTAA
- a CDS encoding cupin domain-containing protein, which yields MSKNTKTRLLMLCFSLIFIFTAGCISDTDSELEDDTIFPRGNNVAGSPLGDGFTGDVWVEMLVTDDTYNSPSYNVIFS from the coding sequence ATGTCAAAAAATACTAAAACCAGATTACTGATGCTGTGTTTTTCTTTGATCTTCATTTTTACAGCAGGATGCATAAGTGATACTGATAGTGAACTAGAAGATGACACAATATTCCCAAGAGGAAATAATGTTGCCGGAAGTCCACTCGGAGACGGTTTTACAGGAGATGTATGGGTCGAAATGCTTGTGACTGACGATACTTACAACTCTCCATCATATAACGTAATATTTTCATAA
- a CDS encoding carboxymuconolactone decarboxylase family protein, which produces MSISETAKKNLEDLFPENKSDLNETDQELMEVFNNFAFDEVISYGNLDKKTRMMVILSSLIASQTLSEYKVMLDGALKIGVTPIEVKELVYQSIPYVGFAKAVDFIHATNEILESRGIELPLEGQSTTSPETRFEKGLEVQKEIFGEMIDKMYEAAPENQIHIQKYLSANCFGDYYTRKGLDVKMRELLTFSIILSLGGCEPQLKGHIMGNLNVGNDKGTLLSAVTQLLPYIGYPRTLNAITCLNELIPE; this is translated from the coding sequence ATGAGTATAAGTGAAACAGCAAAAAAGAATCTGGAAGATTTATTCCCCGAAAATAAGTCGGATTTGAATGAAACAGATCAGGAACTTATGGAAGTTTTCAATAATTTTGCATTTGATGAAGTAATAAGCTATGGAAATTTAGATAAAAAGACCAGAATGATGGTAATTCTGAGCTCCCTGATAGCTAGTCAGACCTTAAGTGAATATAAAGTAATGCTCGACGGTGCACTTAAGATTGGTGTGACTCCTATTGAGGTCAAGGAGCTTGTATATCAATCCATACCATATGTAGGATTTGCGAAAGCAGTTGACTTTATTCATGCCACCAATGAAATACTGGAAAGCAGAGGAATTGAGCTGCCATTAGAAGGTCAGTCCACTACTTCACCTGAAACACGGTTTGAAAAGGGACTGGAAGTGCAGAAGGAAATATTCGGTGAAATGATTGATAAAATGTACGAGGCAGCGCCTGAAAACCAGATTCATATTCAGAAGTATCTGTCTGCAAACTGTTTTGGTGATTACTACACCAGAAAAGGTCTGGATGTAAAAATGAGGGAACTCCTTACATTTTCCATTATCCTCTCACTGGGTGGATGCGAACCTCAATTAAAGGGACATATTATGGGTAATCTCAATGTTGGAAATGATAAAGGAACGCTGCTCAGTGCAGTTACACAGCTTTTGCCATATATCGGATATCCAAGGACATTGAATGCAATCACATGTTTGAACGAATTGATACCGGAATAA
- a CDS encoding flavodoxin, producing the protein MANLKEEKCLVAYFSRAGNNNVSGKIVNLPTGNTKVVACMIREIIDGNLFSIDTVQSYPKDYSATVNIAKKELNGNARPELSSHVENMEPYNVVFLGYPNWLGTMPMPVFTFLEEYDFSGKIIVPFCTHGGGGMGRSEDDIAKLCPEATLLKGFSIQGSRVSAAKKDVEGWLESISRMF; encoded by the coding sequence ATGGCAAATCTGAAAGAAGAGAAATGTCTGGTAGCCTATTTTTCGCGTGCTGGCAATAATAATGTCAGTGGCAAGATCGTGAATCTTCCAACAGGTAACACAAAAGTAGTAGCTTGCATGATCCGGGAAATAATTGATGGCAATCTTTTCAGTATTGATACAGTACAGTCCTATCCAAAGGATTATTCTGCAACAGTCAACATCGCAAAAAAGGAATTAAATGGAAACGCCAGACCTGAACTTTCCAGTCATGTGGAGAACATGGAACCTTATAATGTGGTATTCCTTGGTTACCCCAACTGGCTAGGAACAATGCCAATGCCAGTATTCACTTTCCTGGAAGAATATGACTTTTCCGGAAAGATTATTGTTCCATTCTGCACGCATGGTGGAGGTGGAATGGGGCGCAGTGAGGATGATATTGCAAAACTTTGTCCGGAAGCAACACTTTTGAAAGGCTTCTCTATACAAGGTTCTCGTGTAAGTGCGGCAAAAAAGGATGTAGAAGGCTGGTTGGAATCGATCAGCAGGATGTTTTGA
- a CDS encoding NAD(P)-dependent alcohol dehydrogenase: protein MAENIQSKGYAGKDESGKLSSWSFERRPVGDNDVLIDIKYCGVCHSDIHQIKGHWGPQQYPQVPGHEIVGIVAAVGKNVTKFKVGDRAGVGCMVDSCMDCESCNNGEEHHCDKGETIMTYGYLEESSPTGISQGGYSQNIVVTEHFAIKIPDSIKLEEAAPLLCAGITTYSPLMKASIKKGDKVGVVGIGGLGHVAIKLAVSKGAEVYAFTTSESKKEDCLAFGAKEVIVVNSPEDMQPLRGKLDYMISTVPYAYDMSSYIDCVKPYGYFTQVGQPIGGELTINNFNMIFNRVNFNGSLIGGIPETQEVVDYCAENKIYPQIQMIEPEMINEVWEKVVNKEARYRYVIDMSNL, encoded by the coding sequence ATGGCAGAAAATATTCAATCAAAAGGTTATGCTGGAAAAGACGAGTCTGGAAAGTTGTCTTCCTGGTCATTTGAAAGAAGACCTGTAGGTGATAATGACGTTCTAATTGACATTAAATACTGTGGAGTTTGTCATTCTGACATTCATCAGATCAAAGGACACTGGGGACCACAACAATATCCACAGGTGCCTGGGCATGAAATTGTAGGTATTGTCGCTGCTGTTGGAAAGAATGTTACAAAATTCAAAGTCGGTGATCGTGCAGGAGTCGGGTGCATGGTTGACAGTTGTATGGACTGTGAAAGCTGTAACAATGGTGAAGAACATCATTGCGACAAGGGTGAAACTATAATGACATATGGTTATCTGGAAGAATCATCACCTACAGGTATAAGTCAGGGAGGATACTCCCAGAATATTGTTGTCACCGAGCATTTTGCAATAAAGATACCTGATTCTATTAAACTCGAGGAAGCTGCTCCATTACTGTGTGCTGGTATTACTACTTATTCACCTTTAATGAAAGCTAGTATCAAAAAAGGAGATAAAGTAGGAGTTGTAGGAATTGGCGGACTGGGACACGTAGCTATTAAATTAGCAGTATCAAAAGGTGCTGAAGTTTATGCCTTTACAACCAGTGAAAGCAAAAAGGAAGATTGTCTTGCATTCGGAGCAAAAGAAGTCATTGTTGTTAATTCACCAGAAGACATGCAGCCATTAAGGGGTAAACTGGATTACATGATATCCACAGTTCCATATGCATACGATATGTCATCATACATTGACTGCGTAAAGCCATACGGATATTTCACCCAGGTAGGGCAACCAATTGGCGGAGAACTCACAATTAACAACTTCAATATGATCTTCAACAGAGTGAACTTTAATGGATCACTTATTGGAGGAATCCCGGAAACTCAGGAAGTAGTTGATTATTGTGCGGAAAACAAGATCTATCCGCAAATTCAGATGATTGAACCTGAAATGATCAATGAGGTATGGGAGAAGGTCGTAAATAAAGAAGCTCGCTATAGATATGTAATTGACATGTCAAACTTGTAA
- a CDS encoding MBL fold metallo-hydrolase codes for MILFCAGIILFMNVAPAFGGDPTSEQKEAYQQLSNYVDGRFVNEIPTSVFVDLSDASASNDLSVSEVVDRDPASPIPVSTIDWDQINNKNDSLTWLGHSAYLLSIDDKKLLLDPMLSPVASPVSFVGINRYEYGEDVMLNIIDEMPAIDAVFISHDHYDHMDYQSIVQLNSKVSYFFVPLGCSAHLIRWGIPEEKITELNWWEEIEYQDLTVALTPSRHGSGRDPFSIDTTLWGGWVILGSKTRVYTSGDGGYGPHFKEIGNKYGPFDITLMEGAQYDQRWAEIHMVPEQAVKANLDVNGETMMLMHWGAFTLANHAWNEPIERVLEEANEREVNIIAPMIGETVFLDSELETSSTSWWDF; via the coding sequence ATGATACTATTTTGTGCAGGCATTATATTGTTCATGAATGTAGCTCCAGCTTTCGGTGGGGATCCGACATCAGAACAAAAAGAAGCCTATCAACAATTAAGCAACTATGTTGACGGACGTTTTGTAAATGAAATACCTACCAGTGTTTTTGTAGATTTATCAGATGCTTCAGCTTCAAATGATCTTTCTGTTTCCGAAGTTGTAGACCGTGATCCTGCAAGTCCAATCCCTGTTTCTACGATAGACTGGGACCAGATTAACAATAAAAACGATAGTTTGACATGGTTAGGACACTCTGCTTACCTGCTTAGTATTGATGACAAAAAGCTATTGCTTGATCCTATGTTGAGTCCTGTGGCTTCACCGGTTTCGTTTGTGGGAATTAACAGATATGAATATGGTGAAGATGTCATGTTGAATATCATTGATGAAATGCCAGCAATTGATGCAGTTTTCATTTCACATGACCATTACGATCACATGGACTACCAATCCATTGTGCAACTAAACAGCAAAGTGTCGTATTTCTTTGTTCCTCTTGGGTGTAGTGCTCATCTGATCAGATGGGGAATTCCAGAAGAGAAGATCACAGAACTCAACTGGTGGGAAGAAATAGAGTATCAGGACTTGACTGTTGCTTTGACACCATCAAGACATGGCTCTGGAAGAGATCCATTTAGCATTGATACCACACTATGGGGCGGATGGGTCATTCTGGGAAGCAAAACCCGTGTATATACCAGCGGAGATGGAGGATATGGTCCGCATTTTAAGGAAATTGGAAACAAATACGGGCCTTTTGATATCACCCTGATGGAAGGTGCTCAATATGACCAGAGATGGGCTGAGATCCATATGGTTCCGGAACAGGCAGTAAAGGCCAATCTTGATGTAAATGGTGAGACCATGATGCTGATGCATTGGGGAGCATTTACACTGGCTAATCATGCCTGGAATGAACCAATAGAAAGGGTACTTGAAGAAGCAAATGAAAGAGAAGTGAACATAATTGCTCCAATGATTGGTGAGACCGTTTTTTTAGATTCAGAGCTGGAAACGTCTTCAACTTCATGGTGGGATTTCTGA
- a CDS encoding permease, whose product MLDILQREFIYLWYYSSVLFNQIAIYWVFGIFLGSVISVFGKEKIHRLFVSIQNKRLGIFGVIPASLLGIASPLCMYGTIPIAASFSEKGMRDDWLAAFMMSSILLNPQLLIYSAALGTTVFSIRLVLAIICGILAGLCVRLFFRDRGFFNFSTLVLPESRDTDPNMLMRLLKNVWRNIKATGKYFLLGIVLSAMFQRYISPDAFAGLFGNQQGFGVLLAATIGVPLYVCGGGTIPLLLEWLRHGMSLGAAAAFMITGPATKITNLGAVKIVLGKRQFSIYLAYTILFAIVTGIFIDISL is encoded by the coding sequence ATGCTTGATATACTTCAGAGAGAGTTCATATATCTCTGGTATTATTCCAGTGTTCTGTTCAATCAGATCGCTATATACTGGGTCTTTGGCATATTCCTGGGCTCAGTAATTTCCGTATTTGGCAAAGAGAAGATCCACAGGCTGTTTGTTTCCATACAGAACAAGCGTCTTGGAATATTCGGGGTGATTCCAGCAAGCTTGCTGGGAATCGCCTCTCCCCTTTGCATGTATGGAACCATCCCTATCGCAGCTTCATTCTCAGAAAAAGGAATGAGGGATGACTGGCTTGCTGCGTTTATGATGAGCTCTATTTTACTGAATCCACAACTGCTCATTTACAGCGCTGCTCTTGGCACAACCGTTTTTTCCATACGTTTAGTTTTAGCTATTATTTGTGGAATCCTGGCCGGTCTCTGCGTCAGGTTATTTTTCCGGGACAGGGGATTCTTTAATTTTTCAACGCTTGTATTGCCGGAAAGCAGGGATACCGACCCTAATATGCTAATGCGCCTGTTAAAGAATGTATGGAGAAATATCAAGGCAACTGGTAAGTATTTTCTTCTTGGTATCGTGCTTTCAGCAATGTTTCAACGCTATATATCTCCTGATGCATTTGCCGGCCTTTTCGGAAACCAGCAAGGATTTGGCGTGTTATTGGCAGCAACCATAGGTGTTCCCTTATACGTATGTGGTGGAGGCACCATTCCTTTACTGCTGGAATGGTTACGACATGGTATGAGTCTGGGTGCCGCTGCAGCATTTATGATTACCGGGCCTGCAACAAAAATAACGAATCTTGGTGCTGTAAAAATTGTCCTGGGTAAAAGACAATTCAGTATCTATCTGGCATATACAATTTTGTTTGCTATCGTAACAGGTATTTTTATAGATATCTCCCTGTAA
- a CDS encoding DUF362 domain-containing protein, translating into MKMKKHVTILLVSILMFSLIAGCITADSTSGIDSKTLEVDSNNLYEDSQETTVPDNTITEIPKVYMATDISPEGLMAVYDAMGRDLTGNVAVKISTGEPGGDNYLKPDLIKDLVQSVNGTIVECNTAYGGGRAETLMHKQVMIDHGFAAIAPTDIMDEEGEISLPVTVGEHLDEFIVGSHFENYDSWIILSHFKGHAMGGFGGALKNVAIGISSANGKSYVHTAGVSKEVSGLWGNLAEQDDFLESMAEANGAFMNEVGDNVVYINVLNRLSVDCDCDSSPSEPTMADIGIMASLDPIALDQASVDQIYAAPEGQDLIERMESRNATHILDYGAGLGLGSQEYELVNLDA; encoded by the coding sequence ATGAAAATGAAAAAGCATGTTACTATTTTGCTGGTTTCGATCCTGATGTTTTCCTTAATTGCAGGATGTATCACGGCTGACAGCACATCAGGAATTGATTCTAAAACACTCGAAGTCGATAGCAACAATCTCTATGAAGATTCTCAGGAGACAACTGTTCCAGACAACACAATTACTGAAATTCCTAAAGTCTATATGGCCACTGACATAAGTCCGGAAGGTTTAATGGCAGTGTACGATGCAATGGGCCGTGACCTTACTGGAAATGTAGCGGTAAAGATCAGTACCGGTGAGCCGGGCGGTGACAATTATCTTAAGCCCGATCTGATCAAAGATCTCGTACAGTCAGTTAATGGTACCATCGTCGAATGTAATACTGCTTATGGTGGCGGCCGCGCTGAAACATTAATGCACAAACAGGTTATGATCGATCATGGTTTTGCTGCGATAGCTCCAACAGATATAATGGATGAAGAAGGTGAGATATCTCTTCCTGTTACGGTTGGAGAACATCTTGATGAGTTTATTGTAGGTTCCCATTTTGAAAATTATGATTCATGGATTATTCTTTCCCACTTTAAAGGTCATGCTATGGGAGGCTTTGGCGGTGCTCTGAAGAATGTAGCAATTGGTATTTCATCTGCTAATGGAAAATCGTATGTCCATACAGCAGGAGTGAGTAAAGAAGTTAGTGGTTTATGGGGAAATTTAGCGGAACAGGATGATTTCTTAGAATCTATGGCAGAGGCAAATGGAGCTTTTATGAATGAAGTAGGGGACAATGTGGTCTACATCAATGTTCTGAACAGATTATCTGTGGATTGTGATTGTGACTCCAGTCCCTCTGAGCCAACAATGGCTGACATTGGAATTATGGCTTCTTTAGACCCAATTGCATTAGATCAGGCAAGTGTTGATCAGATCTATGCAGCTCCTGAAGGACAGGATCTTATCGAGCGCATGGAATCAAGAAATGCTACACATATCCTTGATTATGGTGCCGGGCTAGGTCTGGGCAGTCAGGAATATGAATTGGTGAATCTGGATGCTTGA